In Andreesenia angusta, a single genomic region encodes these proteins:
- a CDS encoding four helix bundle protein: protein MTKEMTIFKKSKELIDYTFCMTDSSNRFPKKTRFTFVNRMQNLVLDIYQRLLKVNEIPIPERPELQIETISELKALLFLVELSFQQKYINSKQCEVWTGKILDVQHLTAAWLKKSK from the coding sequence ATGACGAAGGAAATGACTATATTTAAGAAATCTAAGGAGCTTATAGATTATACGTTTTGCATGACAGACAGCTCTAATAGGTTCCCGAAAAAGACTAGATTCACATTCGTAAACAGAATGCAGAATCTAGTCCTGGACATATACCAGAGACTACTAAAGGTAAATGAGATACCTATACCAGAAAGGCCTGAACTACAAATAGAAACTATATCGGAGCTAAAGGCACTATTGTTTCTAGTTGAGTTAAGCTTTCAGCAGAAATATATAAACTCCAAGCAGTGCGAGGTGTGGACTGGGAAGATACTAGACGTCCAGCACTTAACTGCTGCTTGGCTTAAAAAATCTAAATAA
- a CDS encoding holin: MSNRFKNYGLWVAVFALIPLALEAFGIGALPKNYEELTTGILTVAVLAGVVNNPSHGRGLKDKKY, from the coding sequence ATGAGCAATAGATTTAAGAACTACGGACTGTGGGTAGCTGTATTCGCATTAATACCACTGGCACTAGAAGCTTTTGGCATAGGAGCACTACCCAAGAACTATGAAGAATTGACCACTGGGATACTGACGGTAGCTGTACTAGCTGGGGTAGTAAATAACCCTAGCCACGGACGCGGGTTGAAAGATAAAAAATACTAA
- a CDS encoding DUF2577 family protein, which translates to MWGVRMAKHFKERDNEARIGNVIGTVVASSPLKISILNGDVILDKRHLYITHGASIKEYGTTLTAGTNIGTVSTPAGAGQLVNINIIDSESAKLTTFLSLAPGDEVLLCPAEREQVFFIIDKVKRVGE; encoded by the coding sequence ATGTGGGGAGTAAGAATGGCAAAACATTTCAAAGAGAGGGACAACGAAGCGAGAATCGGGAATGTGATAGGCACCGTAGTCGCTTCCAGCCCCTTAAAAATATCTATACTAAATGGGGATGTGATTCTGGATAAGAGGCACCTATATATAACTCATGGCGCATCTATAAAAGAATACGGGACAACTCTGACGGCAGGAACTAACATAGGGACAGTAAGCACCCCGGCAGGAGCGGGGCAACTGGTAAACATAAATATAATTGATAGTGAGAGCGCTAAATTAACGACCTTCCTGAGCCTTGCCCCAGGAGATGAAGTGCTGCTTTGTCCAGCTGAAAGAGAACAGGTGTTTTTCATAATAGATAAAGTTAAGAGAGTTGGTGAATAG
- the miaB gene encoding tRNA (N6-isopentenyl adenosine(37)-C2)-methylthiotransferase MiaB, giving the protein MSEREITTVSQDELERQEVYIEALNRIDGKRKKSCYIETYGCQMNEHDSEKMEAILERLGYVGTETKEDADLILINTCLVRENAELKVYGKVGSLKHLKENNPEIILGICGCMMQQEEVRKVIKEKHSFMDLIFGTHNIHKLPEYIYKHNQQSGMIVDVWEDGGRIVEGVPSKRKFDHKALVNITFGCNNFCTYCIVPYTRGREKSREVEDILEEIRGLISEGCKEITLLGQNVNSYGKTLENRIAFADLLREIDKLPGIERVRFMTSHPKDLSDELISAMAECDSVCEHIHLPFQAGNNRVLKTMNRKYTKEQYLELVDKIKRAIPDIAITTDIIVGFPGETYEEFEDTLDVVRKVGFDAAYTYLYSIREGTPAAEMKDQIPEDEKSRRFKELLDTLNPIGYEKNLKMVGKVESVLVEGTSKNNEEVLSGRTRSGKLINFKGTADLIGSIVDVKIEEARTWTLNGSLAGEA; this is encoded by the coding sequence ATGAGTGAAAGAGAAATAACAACGGTATCTCAAGATGAATTGGAGAGACAAGAAGTATATATAGAGGCTTTGAATAGAATTGACGGAAAAAGGAAAAAAAGCTGTTATATAGAGACATATGGCTGCCAGATGAATGAACACGACTCTGAAAAAATGGAGGCCATCCTAGAGCGTTTAGGGTATGTGGGAACTGAAACAAAAGAAGACGCCGACCTTATATTGATAAACACCTGCCTTGTGAGGGAAAATGCGGAGCTTAAGGTATATGGAAAAGTTGGCTCCTTGAAGCATCTCAAGGAGAATAATCCAGAAATAATACTTGGGATATGTGGATGCATGATGCAGCAAGAGGAGGTTAGAAAGGTCATAAAGGAAAAGCACAGCTTTATGGACCTTATATTCGGGACTCACAACATACACAAGCTTCCGGAATATATATATAAACACAATCAGCAGTCGGGCATGATAGTGGACGTGTGGGAAGACGGCGGAAGGATAGTGGAAGGTGTTCCTTCAAAGAGAAAGTTTGATCACAAGGCTCTTGTGAATATAACTTTCGGGTGCAACAACTTCTGCACATACTGCATAGTTCCGTACACCAGAGGTAGGGAGAAGAGCAGGGAGGTTGAGGACATACTAGAGGAGATAAGGGGGCTTATATCGGAAGGTTGCAAGGAGATAACACTGCTAGGCCAGAATGTGAATTCCTACGGCAAGACCCTTGAAAACAGGATTGCCTTTGCAGATCTGCTAAGAGAGATAGACAAGCTTCCCGGAATAGAGCGTGTTAGGTTTATGACTTCTCATCCGAAAGATCTCTCTGATGAGCTGATATCGGCCATGGCAGAATGCGACAGTGTATGTGAGCATATACACCTGCCTTTCCAAGCTGGAAACAACAGGGTTCTGAAGACTATGAACAGGAAGTACACAAAAGAGCAGTACCTAGAGCTTGTAGACAAGATAAAGCGCGCAATCCCAGATATAGCCATAACCACAGACATAATAGTAGGATTCCCCGGTGAGACTTACGAGGAGTTCGAAGACACTTTAGACGTAGTTAGAAAAGTTGGCTTTGACGCAGCCTACACGTATCTTTACTCCATAAGAGAGGGCACTCCAGCGGCTGAGATGAAGGACCAGATTCCTGAGGATGAAAAGAGCAGGAGATTTAAAGAACTTCTAGACACACTCAATCCTATTGGCTATGAGAAGAACCTCAAGATGGTTGGTAAAGTGGAGTCGGTGCTTGTAGAAGGCACGAGCAAGAACAACGAAGAAGTTCTATCTGGAAGAACTAGAAGTGGAAAGCTGATAAACTTCAAAGGCACAGCAGACTTGATAGGGTCTATAGTGGATGTCAAGATAGAGGAAGCCAGAACTTGGACGCTAAACGGTTCGCTGGCAGGAGAGGCTTAG
- a CDS encoding XkdX family protein — translation MNVWFGIAKRYYDMGLYTVENVKMFVKAGYISIEEFEQITGEKYVA, via the coding sequence ATGAACGTCTGGTTCGGAATTGCAAAGAGGTACTATGATATGGGGCTGTACACTGTAGAGAACGTGAAAATGTTTGTCAAGGCAGGATATATAAGCATAGAAGAGTTCGAGCAAATAACTGGTGAAAAATATGTCGCTTAA
- a CDS encoding XkdQ/YqbQ family protein has protein sequence MDNYKVHLTKGGTTYDITSTVGDFSWKDSVDTLGMEFSCEVIRNVDDRFIANYNLAKVGDKIMLSNNGEEVFRGIVVNLDTSRYGKSIKALDYAFYLNKSKTTTQINKTRVDAAIKQLCQKFGIPLGNLTKIPTVATKIYKDATISDIIKDLLDLASAERGTRYRTEVRRGFLHVERYYDLTVEGKYKPATNLGAFPVANTIGGDISMQESIEDMRNKVIITSGDEKSFKVIAGVEDKNSISKYGLLQHAESVDEKNIAQAGNIARNRLKEMNKVEQKISVTLLGDDKVRSARSIELDYPKFGLSGKYFILDCSHSYKKGIHTMNLSIEKVT, from the coding sequence ATGGATAATTACAAAGTACACTTAACTAAAGGTGGCACCACCTACGACATAACGTCCACTGTTGGAGACTTTTCTTGGAAAGATAGCGTAGATACATTGGGTATGGAGTTTAGCTGCGAAGTTATTAGGAATGTAGACGACAGATTTATTGCAAACTATAATCTTGCGAAAGTTGGAGATAAAATAATGCTATCCAACAATGGGGAAGAGGTATTTAGAGGTATAGTAGTGAACCTAGATACTAGTAGATACGGGAAATCCATAAAGGCCCTTGACTATGCTTTTTATCTAAATAAGTCCAAGACCACAACTCAAATAAATAAGACCAGAGTAGATGCAGCAATAAAACAGTTATGCCAAAAGTTTGGGATACCGCTAGGAAACCTAACTAAAATACCTACTGTAGCAACTAAAATATACAAAGATGCGACAATATCAGACATAATAAAAGATTTGCTAGACTTGGCATCCGCCGAGCGTGGCACACGCTATAGAACGGAAGTCAGAAGAGGTTTTTTACATGTGGAGAGGTACTACGACCTGACAGTGGAAGGCAAATATAAGCCGGCTACGAATTTGGGCGCTTTTCCTGTTGCGAATACAATAGGAGGAGACATATCAATGCAAGAAAGCATAGAGGATATGAGAAATAAGGTCATAATAACAAGCGGGGACGAGAAGAGCTTCAAAGTAATAGCTGGAGTAGAAGACAAGAATAGTATTTCAAAATACGGACTGCTGCAACATGCGGAAAGCGTAGATGAAAAAAACATAGCCCAAGCTGGAAACATCGCCAGAAATAGATTGAAAGAGATGAACAAGGTAGAACAAAAGATATCAGTCACTCTACTAGGTGACGACAAGGTTAGGAGCGCAAGGAGCATAGAGCTAGACTACCCTAAATTTGGACTGTCGGGGAAATACTTTATACTGGATTGCTCTCATAGTTATAAAAAAGGCATACACACTATGAACTTATCAATAGAGAAGGTGACTTGA
- a CDS encoding DUF6273 domain-containing protein yields the protein MPQLISALPTGSKVKFGRYSIESSAIEDIIWKIADKNHVGYPANSVTLITDKIIDLRGFDAKEPSNANADRKSYGNNRYSHSNLRQWLNKAGKPWYAAAHATDATPNDTGMSEATGYDDINGFLSSFSADELGVMMDTTLTVAKNTVTDGGSTETVVDKVFLASVTEVGLANETGGAEGTLLPIFSNDASRIATATNQAVANTLSTSKPATGAAWHWWLRSPSSAYSSNVRNVSTSGALDSYFACNGHYGLRPLCNLKSDILVSDTPDADGAYTVVFTNVISTNLATTDKLNFTWTVGTIGTHAAVKSQLHIYDNLGSLIKTGAIQEGIGAKSEKLIPSAAGNYKAKVKLWSDVTAENWSNEISYTLDVLRYAITLDKPITISAGEELQKIEINAKQGGVAMDLQSIDHEKLVYKANTPNSTVADIEIEGKDAKIDKIAYTVN from the coding sequence ATGCCACAACTAATAAGCGCACTGCCTACGGGCAGTAAAGTAAAATTTGGGCGATACTCCATAGAGTCGAGCGCAATAGAGGATATAATCTGGAAGATTGCAGACAAGAATCACGTAGGGTACCCGGCAAACTCGGTCACTCTCATAACAGACAAAATAATAGATCTAAGAGGATTTGACGCTAAAGAGCCTAGCAACGCTAATGCGGATAGAAAAAGCTACGGAAACAATAGATACTCACATTCGAATCTGAGACAGTGGCTTAACAAGGCTGGAAAGCCGTGGTATGCAGCCGCACATGCTACTGATGCAACGCCGAATGATACAGGAATGAGTGAGGCTACAGGATATGACGATATAAACGGCTTCCTGAGTAGTTTCTCTGCGGACGAACTCGGAGTCATGATGGACACCACTTTGACAGTTGCAAAAAACACAGTGACTGATGGAGGGAGCACAGAAACTGTAGTAGACAAAGTATTCCTTGCATCTGTAACGGAGGTAGGTCTTGCGAATGAAACTGGAGGAGCTGAAGGAACCCTACTGCCTATTTTCTCAAATGATGCCAGCAGGATTGCAACTGCAACGAATCAAGCTGTAGCAAATACATTAAGTACAAGTAAGCCTGCTACTGGAGCTGCTTGGCACTGGTGGCTACGTTCGCCCAGCTCAGCTTACTCCAGCAATGTTCGCAATGTCAGCACTTCCGGGGCCTTGGACAGCTACTTTGCGTGCAATGGCCACTATGGGTTGCGCCCGCTTTGTAATTTGAAATCTGATATCTTGGTATCTGACACGCCAGATGCAGACGGGGCATATACGGTAGTATTTACTAATGTAATATCTACAAACCTTGCAACTACGGATAAGCTTAATTTCACTTGGACAGTAGGCACGATAGGAACGCATGCAGCGGTAAAGTCACAACTCCACATATACGACAATCTAGGCTCTCTTATAAAGACGGGAGCAATCCAAGAGGGAATTGGGGCAAAAAGCGAAAAATTGATTCCTAGTGCGGCCGGAAACTACAAGGCAAAAGTCAAGCTATGGTCCGACGTCACAGCCGAAAACTGGTCTAACGAGATTAGCTATACCCTCGACGTACTGAGGTATGCCATAACACTCGATAAGCCTATAACCATATCTGCCGGGGAAGAGTTGCAGAAAATTGAAATTAACGCGAAACAAGGTGGTGTGGCTATGGATTTACAGAGTATAGACCATGAAAAGCTGGTATACAAAGCAAATACTCCGAATTCCACGGTTGCAGATATAGAGATTGAGGGCAAGGATGCCAAAATAGACAAAATTGCATATACAGTAAATTAA
- a CDS encoding phage tail protein: protein MANYTNGLVLTDKGRELQSKAQSGTPLTFTRVGLGSGQLPIGTEVSALTDLLAWEMDAGMLKHSVPGDGTSRITVAYTNQELIEGFYWREVGIYAMDGTTEILYAVSNAGDYPDFIPAGTAGVIVENEIELITVVGNATSVTATINDSLVYATKQDFTDFETRISNDVTTITTSLEDTVNIKLGEVQAGMQKLERAGEISNRDILDVKMKLSEAQVIQFLNKTGVGYYDLFTDTTGIDAVTSTATVSNMDVTFLGLQILKFKPQTYEAFNSIELAIYDKDRNKVIPEVDTNASPSITAPAVPSSLEIGDKLYKDGEIYTITAIEVAV from the coding sequence ATGGCTAATTACACAAATGGACTGGTGCTAACCGACAAAGGAAGAGAGCTACAATCAAAAGCTCAATCCGGCACCCCGTTAACATTCACTAGAGTAGGGCTTGGAAGTGGACAACTTCCTATAGGAACAGAAGTGTCTGCATTGACTGATTTACTCGCCTGGGAAATGGATGCCGGAATGTTGAAGCACTCTGTACCTGGCGACGGGACATCCAGAATAACAGTGGCCTACACCAATCAAGAGCTGATAGAGGGCTTTTATTGGAGAGAGGTCGGAATATATGCTATGGATGGAACCACTGAGATACTATACGCCGTATCAAATGCTGGAGACTATCCTGACTTCATACCTGCTGGAACGGCGGGAGTGATTGTAGAAAATGAAATAGAGCTCATAACTGTAGTGGGGAACGCTACTAGTGTAACTGCGACTATAAATGACTCCCTAGTCTATGCCACAAAACAGGATTTTACAGACTTCGAGACCAGAATAAGTAACGATGTAACGACTATAACAACAAGCCTAGAGGATACTGTAAATATCAAGCTAGGAGAGGTCCAAGCGGGGATGCAAAAGCTAGAAAGAGCTGGGGAGATATCAAATAGAGACATACTAGACGTTAAAATGAAGCTATCAGAGGCTCAAGTGATACAATTTCTAAACAAAACAGGGGTAGGATACTATGACCTCTTCACAGATACAACAGGGATAGACGCAGTTACTTCTACGGCGACTGTATCTAACATGGACGTAACGTTCTTAGGGCTGCAAATATTGAAATTCAAGCCCCAGACATACGAAGCTTTCAACAGCATAGAGCTTGCGATATACGACAAGGATAGGAATAAAGTAATTCCTGAAGTGGATACAAATGCAAGCCCTTCTATCACGGCCCCGGCGGTACCTAGTAGCTTGGAGATAGGAGACAAGCTGTATAAGGATGGAGAAATCTATACTATAACTGCGATAGAGGTAGCTGTGTAA
- a CDS encoding DUF2634 domain-containing protein: MFPTENLDSVLDTSTKEAEVNIGINFLYDFDKGDFVVKDGKLIKVEGKDAIKIWIEKQIRTEKFKYEIYKQDDRESEYGIGIKQLLGRKLPQYYVESEIKRQITESLLEHPSIVAIENFKVTMERTTARINFRVVLDGEESFSQEVKV; this comes from the coding sequence ATGTTTCCTACAGAGAACTTGGACAGCGTGCTGGATACAAGTACTAAAGAAGCTGAAGTGAACATAGGTATCAATTTTCTATACGACTTCGATAAAGGAGACTTTGTAGTCAAAGATGGGAAATTGATAAAGGTAGAAGGAAAAGACGCTATAAAGATTTGGATAGAAAAACAAATAAGGACAGAGAAGTTCAAATATGAAATCTATAAACAGGACGATAGAGAGTCGGAATACGGCATAGGCATAAAGCAACTATTGGGGAGAAAACTACCCCAATATTATGTAGAGTCTGAGATCAAAAGACAGATAACAGAGTCCTTGCTAGAACATCCATCCATAGTTGCCATAGAGAATTTTAAAGTTACTATGGAGAGAACCACTGCGAGGATAAATTTCCGGGTTGTTTTAGACGGAGAAGAGAGCTTTAGTCAGGAGGTGAAAGTATAA
- a CDS encoding putative phage tail protein — MQNRLLSHLPKYERNSEIMKELFGATGEEFAILESEFENIKKQFAIDTATWALELYEKELALPVRPRKTLEERRAIIKAKMRGVGKISAALIKATVEAYTRSEVTMTFDGAIRIQGKNEDSISLNMEDICKSVEEIKPAHLGFKLKMLFSKRMHLYGAVAIRTKAEMKIHPNNGITTIARGCYLGLPIRKSSKTILIQSK, encoded by the coding sequence TTGCAGAATAGACTACTGTCACATCTACCCAAGTACGAAAGAAATTCAGAAATAATGAAAGAACTTTTCGGCGCTACTGGAGAAGAGTTCGCAATTCTTGAGAGTGAATTTGAGAATATAAAAAAACAGTTCGCAATAGACACTGCAACGTGGGCACTAGAACTCTATGAAAAGGAATTAGCATTGCCGGTACGACCACGGAAGACACTAGAGGAGCGCAGGGCAATAATAAAGGCAAAAATGAGAGGCGTCGGAAAGATAAGCGCCGCGCTGATAAAAGCGACTGTAGAGGCATATACGAGAAGTGAAGTTACAATGACTTTTGATGGAGCCATAAGGATACAGGGGAAGAACGAAGACTCAATAAGCTTGAACATGGAGGATATATGCAAGTCGGTAGAAGAAATAAAGCCCGCACACTTAGGGTTCAAACTCAAGATGCTTTTTTCAAAGCGAATGCACCTATATGGCGCGGTCGCGATCAGAACTAAGGCGGAAATGAAAATACATCCGAATAACGGTATAACAACTATTGCTAGAGGCTGTTATTTGGGGCTACCCATAAGAAAGTCTAGCAAGACTATACTAATTCAATCAAAATAA
- a CDS encoding reverse transcriptase/maturase family protein — protein MATMGCARFDDFPDRLRTTLKAADHRQRRKHPSWKGKYKLGDAKGSKDLGAIKRQAKPQSNFREVSNLDTFLFGAGGKMKEIFSFENLYEAYRMTRRGKRAKSCVIRYELHALEATKFLADRISDRTYRMGKCIEFTVHEPKKRLIRAPLFRDRVVQQCLCKHILEPELDHRLIYDTYACRKGKGTHKGLDRLEEMLRKHYRKNGTSGYFIKGDIAKYFKSIDHKELKNRMYPLLSKHKIEWILDQTIDNEQGVGINLGFQSSQWYANFYMSSFDHFVKEKLKVKHYIRYMDDWMAIVDSKEEANRILLEMKRYLKSELKLDTNKKTQIFPVKNGLDFLGFHTYLTDSGKVIRKIRRSSKQAMNRKMKTFKKKYKSGRITKDQIDRSYSSWTGHASHGNCYKLRIDMDKKYKEIFKED, from the coding sequence ATGGCAACTATGGGTTGCGCCCGCTTTGATGATTTCCCAGACCGATTAAGAACTACTCTGAAAGCAGCGGATCATCGACAAAGGAGAAAGCATCCCTCCTGGAAAGGTAAATACAAGCTGGGTGATGCGAAGGGTTCGAAAGACCTCGGAGCTATCAAACGCCAAGCAAAACCACAAAGCAATTTTAGGGAAGTGTCCAATTTGGACACTTTTTTATTTGGAGCAGGAGGAAAGATGAAAGAAATCTTCAGCTTCGAAAATTTATACGAAGCATACAGAATGACAAGGAGAGGCAAAAGAGCCAAGAGTTGCGTAATACGATACGAGCTCCATGCCCTGGAAGCTACTAAGTTCTTGGCGGATAGAATAAGCGACAGAACCTATAGGATGGGGAAGTGCATAGAATTTACCGTCCACGAACCTAAAAAGAGACTTATAAGAGCGCCTCTGTTTCGAGATAGAGTAGTCCAGCAGTGCCTATGTAAGCACATACTAGAGCCAGAACTAGACCATAGACTAATATACGACACATACGCCTGTAGAAAGGGGAAGGGAACTCACAAGGGCCTGGATAGGCTAGAAGAAATGCTAAGGAAGCACTATAGGAAGAATGGTACGAGCGGATACTTCATAAAAGGGGACATAGCGAAGTATTTTAAATCCATAGACCACAAAGAACTAAAAAACAGGATGTATCCGCTACTATCCAAGCACAAGATAGAATGGATACTGGACCAAACCATAGACAACGAGCAAGGGGTGGGGATAAATCTCGGCTTTCAATCCAGTCAATGGTATGCGAATTTCTACATGAGTTCATTCGACCACTTTGTAAAAGAAAAATTAAAGGTAAAACACTATATAAGATATATGGACGACTGGATGGCTATAGTCGACTCAAAAGAAGAGGCAAACCGAATTCTTCTAGAGATGAAGAGGTATTTAAAAAGCGAACTCAAACTAGATACTAATAAAAAAACTCAAATATTTCCTGTAAAAAACGGCCTAGACTTCCTGGGATTTCACACGTATCTAACCGATAGTGGAAAAGTCATAAGGAAGATAAGGCGCAGTAGCAAGCAAGCCATGAATCGGAAGATGAAGACCTTTAAGAAGAAATACAAAAGCGGAAGAATTACGAAAGACCAGATAGACAGGAGCTATAGTAGCTGGACCGGCCACGCTAGTCACGGAAATTGCTATAAGCTCAGAATAGATATGGATAAAAAGTATAAAGAAATATTTAAGGAGGATTAA
- a CDS encoding N-acetylmuramoyl-L-alanine amidase family protein yields the protein MAKVWLDAGHGGHDPGAVGRRSLKEKDVALSVVLRIGEILKSHGVIVAYSRTDDRFIPLSERARMANNWGADIFVSEHCNSSHFLAEGIEAFAYPGSKEGAKLAREILDELKKINPVDRGVKFGDFAVLRETRMLAVLVEMGFISNIGDSAYLANEQQRLAELQATAILNHLNIKPNITGKDEIDMTKAELEKLLDDRDKALTSKVLREVTRLLNPGDVKDGHWVDLDFKELNEFLEANGVPPIVSTAHNNTCTRAEVIRINNLTRKAIESSVKKQDSK from the coding sequence GTGGCTAAAGTTTGGCTGGATGCAGGACACGGGGGACATGACCCTGGAGCTGTAGGTAGGAGAAGTTTGAAGGAAAAAGACGTGGCGCTGAGCGTAGTCTTGAGGATTGGGGAGATACTAAAATCGCATGGAGTGATAGTGGCGTATTCAAGAACGGACGATAGATTCATACCCCTGTCTGAAAGAGCTAGAATGGCGAACAACTGGGGAGCCGATATATTCGTATCTGAGCACTGCAACTCATCACATTTCCTAGCTGAAGGGATAGAGGCATTCGCCTACCCAGGAAGCAAAGAAGGCGCAAAACTAGCTAGAGAAATACTGGACGAACTAAAGAAAATAAATCCAGTGGACAGAGGTGTCAAATTTGGAGACTTCGCAGTACTTAGAGAGACTAGGATGCTGGCTGTCCTTGTGGAGATGGGCTTTATCTCGAATATAGGGGACTCGGCATATCTTGCAAATGAACAACAAAGACTGGCAGAGCTACAGGCTACTGCGATATTAAATCATTTAAATATTAAACCTAATATAACGGGAAAGGATGAAATAGACATGACTAAAGCAGAGTTAGAAAAACTACTAGATGATAGAGACAAGGCATTAACAAGTAAAGTACTAAGAGAGGTAACCCGACTACTAAACCCAGGGGACGTAAAAGATGGACACTGGGTAGACTTGGACTTCAAGGAGCTAAACGAGTTCCTGGAAGCCAATGGAGTTCCACCGATAGTCAGCACGGCCCACAACAATACGTGCACAAGGGCAGAAGTCATAAGAATCAACAACTTAACCAGAAAAGCGATTGAGAGCAGTGTTAAAAAGCAAGATAGCAAGTAA
- a CDS encoding baseplate J/gp47 family protein, producing the protein MEDRDTIQKRMLEGISDEYDKSKGSFFYDSTKVTAIEFEKKGLDIEELKKGFDIENLSGVDLEKRVYQETGTIRKPATHASTIVDISGQPGTTVPIGTAVSSDIVTFKSTEEVILNDLGVAKVKVECEVLGSEGNIPVGSIRYFPITVNGLAGVINLEPVTNGYDAEPDKELLERHYERRRTPATSGNKYHYMNWAKEFVGVGDAKVVSLWAGNNTVKVIIIDSLKHPAGADLIKQVQDYIDPKGEHDPLSDTWSTWGQGEGEAPVGAFCTVISAAPKQIDIDVTVTKDGVRTIESIKDDIERNISDYLKSIAFKSNIASYAQIGAAILNVQGVLDYRGLKINSGTENIAIGNEEVAVLGGVTIAE; encoded by the coding sequence ATGGAGGACAGAGACACCATTCAAAAAAGAATGCTAGAGGGGATAAGCGACGAATACGACAAGAGCAAAGGATCGTTTTTCTATGACTCCACAAAGGTGACAGCTATAGAATTCGAAAAAAAAGGCCTAGACATAGAGGAGTTAAAAAAAGGCTTTGACATAGAGAATTTGTCAGGTGTAGACCTGGAGAAGCGAGTCTATCAAGAGACCGGAACGATCAGAAAGCCAGCGACACATGCGAGCACAATCGTAGATATAAGTGGTCAGCCGGGAACGACAGTGCCTATAGGAACGGCCGTAAGTAGCGATATCGTGACCTTCAAATCCACAGAAGAAGTCATTCTAAATGATCTAGGGGTCGCTAAAGTCAAAGTTGAATGTGAAGTGTTGGGAAGTGAAGGAAACATTCCGGTGGGATCCATAAGATACTTTCCTATCACGGTTAATGGACTGGCTGGAGTTATAAACTTAGAGCCTGTAACGAACGGCTACGATGCGGAACCAGACAAAGAACTCTTAGAAAGGCACTACGAAAGAAGAAGAACCCCAGCTACTAGTGGAAATAAATATCATTACATGAACTGGGCAAAGGAATTCGTAGGAGTAGGAGATGCGAAAGTTGTATCTCTGTGGGCCGGGAATAACACTGTGAAAGTGATAATAATAGACAGCCTGAAACATCCAGCAGGAGCGGATCTAATAAAGCAAGTTCAAGACTATATAGACCCGAAAGGCGAACATGACCCACTAAGTGATACGTGGAGCACCTGGGGGCAAGGAGAGGGAGAGGCACCGGTCGGCGCATTCTGCACAGTGATAAGTGCAGCTCCTAAGCAAATAGACATAGACGTAACGGTAACTAAAGATGGAGTTCGAACCATAGAGTCCATAAAAGACGACATCGAGCGGAACATATCTGATTACTTGAAGAGCATAGCATTCAAGAGCAATATAGCTTCATATGCTCAAATCGGAGCTGCAATACTAAATGTACAAGGTGTTCTTGATTACAGAGGGCTTAAAATCAACTCAGGGACTGAAAACATAGCTATAGGAAACGAAGAGGTAGCGGTGCTAGGAGGCGTTACGATTGCAGAATAG